A section of the Candidatus Manganitrophus noduliformans genome encodes:
- the flgF gene encoding flagellar basal-body rod protein FlgF, giving the protein MDGIYPVLSGALAQEKRLEVITNNLANVNTAGFKKDHPLFEGIGLPPGLNAGPSGSITPSPTFEILHHVFTDFSSGPIRMTGEPLDIAIEGEGFFAVQTPGGVRYTRGGSFTLDAQGQITTHDGFPLLGTGGPITLPPGSIQIDAEGRLSVKGTEVGAQPTEVDALALYRFSDPSRLKKVGNTLFESVGGGAVPFPEGRVSQGALEGANVNPVEEMVAMITVMRLYESAQKAIQTADEVASKAANEVGRL; this is encoded by the coding sequence ATGGATGGAATTTATCCGGTCCTCTCGGGAGCCTTGGCGCAAGAAAAGCGTCTGGAGGTCATCACGAATAATCTGGCGAACGTCAACACCGCCGGATTCAAGAAAGATCATCCTCTCTTCGAGGGAATCGGGCTGCCGCCCGGATTGAATGCAGGGCCGAGCGGATCGATCACCCCCAGCCCGACCTTCGAGATTCTTCACCACGTTTTTACCGATTTCTCCTCCGGTCCGATCCGAATGACGGGAGAGCCGCTCGATATTGCGATTGAAGGAGAAGGTTTCTTTGCGGTCCAGACCCCGGGGGGAGTTCGTTATACCCGCGGGGGGAGCTTCACCCTTGATGCACAGGGACAGATCACCACGCACGACGGATTCCCGCTTTTGGGAACCGGCGGGCCGATCACCCTCCCGCCGGGGTCGATCCAGATCGACGCAGAGGGACGGCTCTCGGTGAAGGGGACCGAAGTCGGCGCGCAGCCGACCGAGGTCGATGCCTTGGCGCTCTACCGGTTTTCCGATCCGTCTCGATTGAAGAAGGTCGGCAACACCCTTTTTGAATCGGTCGGCGGAGGGGCGGTTCCTTTTCCGGAAGGGAGGGTGAGCCAGGGGGCCCTGGAAGGAGCGAATGTCAATCCGGTGGAAGAGATGGTCGCGATGATTACAGTGATGCGCCTGTATGAGTCGGCCCAGAAAGCGATTCAGACCGCCGATGAGGTCGCCTCCAAGGCGGCCAATGAAGTCGGGCGTCTATAA
- the flgG gene encoding flagellar basal-body rod protein FlgG produces the protein MMRALSIASTGLGSQQLSIEVIANNLANVSTVGFKKSRGEFQDLMYQTLKSAGTATATGTLPVGIQLGSGVIPVSVHRTFAQGDFQQTQNPLDLAIEGDGFFQVTLPDGSTGYSRAGSLSLDSEGSIVTAEGYPLLPNITIPSGAQTVTILPTGVVSAVVTTGAAPQLVGTLELARFTNPAGLHSIGKNLYQATDASGEAVTGAPGEEGFGTVQQGSLEGSNVNIAEEMVNMIVAQRAYELNSKAIQTTDEMLSMVNNLKR, from the coding sequence ATGATGCGCGCGTTATCCATCGCCAGTACCGGCTTGGGATCCCAGCAGCTTTCGATCGAGGTCATCGCCAATAATTTGGCCAACGTTTCGACCGTCGGCTTCAAGAAAAGCCGGGGAGAATTCCAAGACCTGATGTATCAGACCCTGAAATCGGCGGGCACCGCCACCGCGACGGGAACGCTGCCGGTCGGGATTCAGCTTGGATCGGGGGTCATCCCGGTCTCGGTCCACCGGACATTCGCACAGGGGGACTTTCAGCAGACGCAGAATCCGCTCGATCTCGCCATCGAGGGGGACGGCTTTTTCCAGGTGACCCTTCCGGACGGCTCCACCGGCTACTCGCGCGCCGGATCGTTGAGCCTCGACAGCGAAGGAAGCATCGTGACCGCCGAAGGTTATCCGCTTCTTCCGAATATCACGATCCCCTCCGGCGCACAAACGGTGACCATCCTTCCCACCGGGGTGGTTTCCGCCGTTGTGACGACGGGGGCGGCGCCGCAGCTGGTCGGAACGCTTGAGCTGGCGCGCTTCACCAATCCGGCCGGTCTTCACAGCATTGGAAAAAACCTCTATCAGGCGACCGACGCCTCCGGAGAAGCGGTGACCGGCGCGCCGGGAGAGGAAGGATTCGGAACTGTCCAACAGGGCTCCCTTGAAGGCTCCAACGTCAACATCGCCGAGGAAATGGTGAACATGATCGTCGCGCAGCGCGCCTATGAATTGAACTCCAAAGCGATCCAGACGACCGATGAAATGCTGTCGATGGTCAATAACCTCAAACGGTAA
- the flgA gene encoding flagellar basal body P-ring formation chaperone FlgA codes for MSGFFRILFLIMLIFAGVGAVEAADGLENGAAVQPETVPGPAEKISTAIRAYVAERLPSKESDIRVRLLRPPDGSFVMEDGLEVKEGSRGLLGRVVFLISSRPNGKPAAHQWVTANVEMIRSIVVSARPLRRAEVIGPDDVEIRSVAVTRAGESYLFDPDALIGKRVIRSIGAGLPISVEMVETAPVIRSGDRVTMIVELGGLRIATMGRAKEEGFLGRQMAVVNPDSQKTVYGEVIDAATVKITLPR; via the coding sequence ATGAGCGGTTTTTTTAGAATCCTGTTTTTGATCATGCTGATCTTCGCGGGCGTCGGCGCGGTTGAGGCGGCGGATGGTTTGGAAAATGGAGCAGCCGTTCAACCGGAAACCGTTCCCGGTCCGGCGGAGAAGATCAGCACCGCCATACGCGCCTATGTGGCGGAACGTCTTCCCTCAAAAGAAAGCGACATCCGGGTTCGCCTTCTCCGTCCACCGGACGGTTCATTTGTCATGGAGGACGGATTGGAGGTCAAGGAAGGATCGCGCGGATTGCTCGGCCGGGTGGTCTTCCTCATTTCTTCGAGACCGAACGGGAAACCGGCCGCGCATCAGTGGGTCACCGCGAATGTCGAAATGATCCGATCGATCGTCGTTTCCGCTCGGCCGCTCCGCCGCGCTGAAGTGATCGGACCGGACGATGTCGAGATCCGGTCGGTCGCAGTGACCCGCGCGGGGGAATCTTATCTCTTCGATCCCGACGCGCTGATCGGAAAAAGGGTGATCCGCTCCATCGGCGCCGGCCTGCCGATCTCCGTCGAGATGGTCGAGACGGCGCCGGTGATTCGCTCGGGAGATCGGGTGACGATGATCGTTGAATTGGGCGGATTGCGGATCGCTACGATGGGCCGGGCCAAGGAAGAGGGTTTTCTCGGAAGACAGATGGCGGTGGTCAACCCCGACTCCCAGAAGACGGTCTACGGAGAGGTGATCGACGCCGCGACGGTGAAAATAACCCTTCCGAGATAA
- a CDS encoding flagellar basal body L-ring protein FlgH: MENRKFLSQKTVAQLLLVGFAFFAGCAAVPREMKPEESLPPAYLQPAELHQSEGSLWTSDQSRTFFFQDTKASHVGDIVTVRIVENARGSKDAQTTSGRSSTIGASTSAFLGIPTNTTQKLQADATFSDDFDGSGSTSRSGALTADITAVVTAVFPNGNMVIEGKREVLINSEKELISLAGVIRPEDIGPRNTILSTFISDAKIEYTGRGVINDKQRPGWLIRILDWIWPF, translated from the coding sequence ATGGAAAATAGAAAATTTTTGAGTCAAAAAACGGTCGCCCAGTTGCTTCTCGTGGGTTTCGCTTTCTTCGCCGGCTGTGCGGCGGTTCCGAGGGAAATGAAGCCGGAAGAGAGCCTTCCCCCGGCCTACCTTCAGCCCGCAGAACTTCATCAGTCGGAGGGCTCCCTCTGGACCTCGGATCAATCGCGGACCTTTTTCTTTCAAGATACAAAGGCGAGCCATGTGGGCGATATCGTCACCGTGCGGATTGTCGAGAATGCCAGAGGATCGAAGGATGCCCAGACCACGTCGGGCCGCTCTTCGACGATCGGCGCCAGCACGAGCGCTTTTTTGGGGATTCCGACGAATACCACTCAAAAACTCCAGGCGGATGCCACCTTTTCGGATGATTTTGACGGCTCGGGATCGACCAGCCGCAGCGGGGCGTTGACCGCCGATATCACCGCCGTGGTGACGGCCGTCTTCCCGAACGGGAATATGGTGATCGAGGGGAAGCGGGAGGTTCTTATTAATAGTGAAAAAGAGCTGATCTCCCTGGCGGGGGTGATCCGCCCCGAGGATATCGGTCCGAGGAACACGATCCTCTCGACCTTCATCTCCGACGCAAAGATTGAATACACCGGCCGCGGCGTCATCAACGATAAACAACGGCCGGGGTGGCTGATCCGGATTCTCGATTGGATATGGCCCTTCTAA
- a CDS encoding flagellar basal body P-ring protein FlgI, producing MRSEDRKRIQKGLVLLVGIFFFVLPIDAEAVRIKDIAAVEGVRENSLIGYGLVIGLNGTGDKTGTTFTVQTLSSMLKKMGIAVEPSAVKVKNVAAVMVTAKLPPFVKTGSRIDVVVSSLGDATSLQGGTLLLTPLKGADQQVYAVAQGPISIGGFIGGKEGDSVQKNHPTAGRVAEGAQVEKEVGFAFLNKERFNLLLRQQDFTTALRISQAINAQLGGEAVATAVDSGTITLQVPDFYKGRLVELLAAIESLEVAVDLPARVVVNERTGTIVMGDQVRISEVAVSHGNLTIRVKTDFQVSQPPPFAPEGSETVVVPQRQTEVREEDAQILMLRGATIGEVVRGLNAIGVTPRDLIAILQAIKAAGALQAELEIL from the coding sequence ATGCGGAGTGAAGATCGCAAGCGAATCCAAAAGGGATTGGTTCTCCTCGTCGGGATCTTTTTTTTCGTCCTCCCGATCGACGCGGAGGCGGTTCGGATCAAGGATATCGCCGCGGTGGAAGGGGTTCGGGAGAATTCGCTCATCGGGTATGGGCTGGTGATCGGATTGAACGGAACCGGCGATAAAACCGGGACGACCTTTACGGTTCAAACCCTCTCCAGTATGTTGAAGAAGATGGGGATCGCGGTCGAGCCGAGCGCGGTGAAGGTGAAGAATGTGGCGGCGGTGATGGTGACCGCCAAGCTCCCTCCGTTCGTTAAGACGGGGAGCCGGATCGATGTCGTCGTCTCCTCTTTGGGAGACGCCACGAGCTTGCAGGGAGGAACGCTTCTATTGACCCCTTTGAAGGGGGCGGACCAGCAGGTCTATGCCGTGGCCCAGGGACCGATTTCGATCGGCGGGTTCATCGGCGGGAAAGAGGGCGATTCGGTTCAAAAGAATCATCCGACCGCCGGGAGGGTGGCCGAAGGGGCTCAGGTTGAAAAGGAGGTCGGGTTCGCCTTTTTGAATAAAGAACGATTCAATCTTCTCCTGCGCCAGCAAGATTTCACCACGGCCCTCCGGATTTCCCAGGCGATTAATGCGCAATTGGGGGGGGAAGCGGTTGCAACGGCGGTCGATTCCGGGACGATCACCCTTCAGGTTCCCGACTTCTACAAAGGCCGGCTGGTCGAGTTGTTGGCTGCGATCGAAAGTCTGGAAGTGGCCGTTGACCTGCCGGCGCGAGTCGTGGTCAACGAGCGGACCGGGACCATTGTCATGGGGGATCAGGTGCGGATCTCCGAGGTCGCCGTTTCCCACGGCAATCTGACGATCCGGGTGAAGACCGACTTTCAGGTCTCTCAGCCCCCTCCCTTCGCTCCGGAAGGATCGGAAACAGTCGTTGTCCCGCAACGGCAAACCGAGGTTCGGGAAGAAGACGCGCAGATCCTGATGCTGCGGGGGGCGACGATCGGCGAGGTGGTTCGCGGTTTAAACGCGATCGGCGTGACGCCGCGCGATTTGATCGCCATTCTCCAGGCGATCAAGGCGGCCGGGGCCCTTCAAGCCGAATTGGAGATCCTCTAA
- a CDS encoding rod-binding protein — protein MEGGWLSGIGGTEANPLKAPEQATSNPEEIKKAAEAFEAYFIFSLLKEMRKTVPGGGFLGSGPGKEIYESLLDETMATKMAQSEGIGLAKLLVKKLADQSSSFKGLDR, from the coding sequence ATGGAAGGGGGCTGGCTTTCTGGAATCGGCGGGACGGAAGCCAATCCGTTGAAGGCGCCGGAGCAGGCCACAAGCAACCCGGAAGAGATCAAGAAGGCGGCCGAGGCGTTTGAGGCCTATTTCATTTTCTCGCTACTTAAAGAGATGCGAAAGACCGTGCCGGGGGGGGGATTCTTAGGGTCGGGACCGGGGAAGGAGATCTACGAATCGTTGCTCGACGAAACCATGGCGACGAAAATGGCGCAGAGTGAGGGTATTGGGCTGGCGAAGCTCCTCGTCAAAAAATTGGCGGATCAATCCTCAAGTTTTAAGGGATTAGACCGATAA
- the flgM gene encoding flagellar biosynthesis anti-sigma factor FlgM: protein MQIPGDDRTRLLETVFFGVKKTDQKGPVRSSDQKGEAAPTDRVEISGEAKEYQQLNQVIGSLPEVRSERVAALQQEIEAGTYHPQSEEIAEKLVRSTLLDAVL, encoded by the coding sequence ATGCAGATACCTGGAGATGACCGAACCCGCCTTCTGGAAACCGTTTTTTTCGGCGTCAAGAAGACCGATCAGAAAGGTCCTGTCCGTTCCTCCGATCAGAAGGGGGAGGCCGCTCCGACAGACCGCGTCGAGATCTCCGGAGAGGCGAAGGAGTACCAGCAGCTCAATCAGGTGATCGGATCGCTTCCGGAAGTCCGGTCCGAGCGGGTGGCGGCCCTTCAGCAGGAAATTGAGGCGGGGACCTACCATCCACAAAGCGAAGAGATCGCGGAAAAGCTGGTCCGATCGACACTGCTGGATGCGGTTCTATAA
- a CDS encoding flagella synthesis protein FlgN, with the protein MRDVEFGMKREEQQIDYSASRPLQSALPLPGTLTVPDALLIPLVSTLEEMILVQQEMLSLLQREKKLMIGGELDDLLRCLQEKENFLGRLRGLEQRRQAEIAPMARQWGGEDRPLTLKQLAQRVPEPFRGRLTDCHTRLEALTASIQELNQINGLLIDRIQERITALVGLLRHLSSTDPIYQPNGALQPFPSGGRAISQG; encoded by the coding sequence ATGCGGGACGTTGAATTCGGAATGAAGCGTGAAGAGCAACAGATTGATTATTCCGCGTCCCGTCCCCTGCAATCGGCGCTTCCCCTCCCCGGAACCCTGACCGTCCCGGATGCGCTGTTAATACCGCTCGTTTCGACCCTGGAGGAGATGATCCTCGTTCAACAGGAAATGCTCTCTCTCCTTCAGCGCGAGAAGAAGCTGATGATCGGTGGAGAGCTCGATGATCTTCTCCGTTGTCTTCAGGAAAAAGAAAACTTTCTGGGCCGTCTCCGCGGATTGGAGCAACGGCGCCAAGCGGAGATCGCCCCGATGGCCCGACAATGGGGGGGAGAAGATCGGCCATTGACGCTCAAACAGCTGGCTCAGCGGGTCCCCGAGCCTTTCCGGGGACGACTGACTGATTGCCATACCCGGCTTGAGGCGTTGACCGCCAGCATTCAGGAACTCAATCAGATCAACGGACTTTTAATCGACCGAATCCAAGAACGGATCACGGCGCTGGTCGGCCTTTTGCGGCACCTTTCGTCCACCGATCCGATCTACCAACCGAATGGAGCGCTTCAGCCTTTTCCATCGGGGGGAAGGGCGATCAGTCAAGGATAG
- the flgK gene encoding flagellar hook-associated protein FlgK, with the protein MSSIFGIFNIGKLALFANQRALSVTSQNIANVNTPGYTRQQAIFSSTPPMNSAPGQLGTGVQITEVRRVFDQFIQDQLTAQQSNLGRFGVERGALGRVEAVFNDSDGVGLHQSLSEFFAAFHDLANNPQGLPERVSLMEQARTLSANFTQMNDQLRQIRKDLNTEVEGVLGEVNTLATQIADLNGQIAQVTISGQNANDLRDQRERLLQDLAEKINFSSFENDLGEVSILIGGKLLAESTASFTLRGVVSQDNAGFADVGYDPGTGTITDITSFIENGRLKGLIDLRDTILPGYINQLDQMAAAIVNEVNQQHRAGYGLDGSTGNDFFSPLAPTVTELSGNAGSGTIAATVNDPSLLTLDSYQLTFAGANYTIQNLRTGSSATAAYVDPTTVTFEGIQIAMSGAPANGDTFEISAHQGMSGSIALSAIDPNEIAASSTAAGVPGDNSNALLLAQLQEKEVTGLANATFQDFYSQYVGEVGSRSRLAQRSLLAEQVIDENLLHQREEISGVSLDEETANLIKFQRAFEASARLISVADELLQTILAIKR; encoded by the coding sequence ATGTCGAGCATCTTCGGGATTTTCAATATTGGAAAGCTGGCCCTCTTCGCCAATCAGCGGGCCCTCTCCGTCACGTCCCAGAATATCGCCAACGTGAACACCCCCGGGTATACCCGACAGCAGGCGATCTTTTCGTCAACCCCGCCGATGAACAGCGCTCCCGGTCAGTTGGGAACCGGTGTCCAGATTACGGAGGTTCGACGCGTTTTTGATCAATTCATCCAGGACCAGTTGACGGCGCAGCAATCGAACCTGGGTCGTTTTGGAGTCGAACGGGGAGCGCTCGGGCGGGTGGAGGCGGTGTTCAATGATTCCGACGGGGTCGGCCTCCATCAGTCCTTGTCGGAGTTCTTTGCGGCGTTTCATGATCTTGCCAACAATCCGCAGGGACTTCCCGAACGGGTCTCCCTGATGGAGCAAGCGAGGACGCTCTCAGCGAACTTTACGCAGATGAACGATCAGCTACGGCAGATACGAAAGGATCTCAACACCGAAGTCGAGGGGGTGCTCGGAGAGGTCAATACGCTCGCGACGCAAATTGCCGATTTAAACGGCCAGATTGCTCAAGTGACGATTTCAGGACAAAATGCGAACGATCTGCGCGATCAGCGGGAGCGTCTTTTACAGGATCTCGCCGAAAAGATCAATTTCTCCTCGTTTGAAAACGACCTGGGAGAGGTCTCGATTCTCATCGGAGGAAAGCTCTTGGCCGAATCGACGGCGTCGTTTACGCTTCGGGGGGTGGTGAGCCAAGACAACGCCGGATTCGCAGACGTGGGGTATGACCCGGGAACCGGCACGATCACCGACATCACCTCCTTTATCGAAAACGGCCGCCTCAAAGGGTTGATCGATCTGCGGGATACGATTCTTCCCGGATATATCAATCAGCTTGACCAAATGGCGGCCGCGATCGTCAATGAGGTGAACCAGCAGCACCGGGCCGGCTACGGTCTCGACGGTTCCACCGGAAATGATTTCTTCTCTCCTCTGGCGCCGACCGTGACGGAATTGAGCGGCAATGCCGGATCGGGGACAATTGCCGCGACGGTGAATGATCCTTCCCTTCTGACATTGGATTCCTATCAGCTGACCTTCGCCGGGGCGAATTATACGATTCAGAATCTCAGGACAGGGAGCTCCGCCACCGCCGCTTATGTCGACCCGACGACGGTCACGTTCGAGGGGATTCAAATTGCCATGAGCGGGGCGCCGGCGAATGGAGATACCTTTGAGATCAGCGCCCATCAGGGGATGTCGGGTTCCATCGCTCTTTCCGCGATCGATCCGAATGAAATTGCCGCATCCTCTACGGCAGCCGGCGTGCCGGGGGACAACAGCAATGCTCTTCTCCTTGCGCAATTACAGGAGAAGGAAGTGACGGGGCTTGCAAATGCGACGTTTCAGGATTTCTATAGCCAATATGTCGGGGAAGTCGGGTCGAGATCGCGGTTGGCCCAACGCTCTCTCCTCGCCGAACAAGTGATCGATGAGAACCTCCTCCATCAACGGGAAGAGATTTCCGGCGTTTCTCTTGATGAGGAGACGGCCAATTTAATCAAGTTCCAGCGGGCCTTTGAAGCATCGGCGCGGTTGATCTCCGTCGCGGACGAATTGTTGCAAACGATTTTGGCGATAAAACGATAA
- the flgL gene encoding flagellar hook-associated protein FlgL, which yields MRVSDQMLFQSMMVHMQRQTESLLHIQEQVASGKRINRPSDDPIGQPLVLNYGKTLATTEQYLRNIDRSEAYLTSNESTLQDVGDQLQRAHELALQLANDSYSSTDRANAANEVQEIFNQLIAMGNRSVEGRYIFAGNQTRTLPFLEQGRYLGTAVTLPVTVTAAVNDQLTLSLDGVSSTLTLPAGSYATGTALAGMVQTAINADPTFQAAGASATVTFDTDHLVITSNSEGGTSAAVPTAGTALADLGLATGTNQPSGTYMGDSGEISFLIGPNTPVIMNLPGDRLFKGVGVTGGVDLFSAVGGLQAALETNDTAGIQAALTSISAAQEQVIGERALLGARLNRMDATKTVLEDFKLSITRFKSDLENIDLTQAISDFSLQQVALEATRATAARLIQNSLLDFLR from the coding sequence ATGCGTGTATCGGATCAAATGCTCTTTCAATCGATGATGGTGCACATGCAGCGGCAGACCGAATCGCTTCTTCATATTCAGGAGCAGGTCGCCTCCGGGAAGAGAATCAATCGACCCTCGGATGATCCGATCGGTCAACCGTTGGTTCTGAACTATGGGAAAACGCTCGCGACAACCGAGCAATATTTGCGGAACATCGATCGGAGCGAGGCGTATCTCACCAGCAACGAATCGACGTTACAGGATGTGGGGGATCAACTGCAGCGGGCCCACGAGCTGGCGCTGCAGTTGGCGAACGATTCCTATTCTTCGACCGACCGGGCCAACGCGGCGAATGAGGTGCAGGAGATTTTCAATCAACTGATTGCGATGGGAAACCGTTCCGTCGAGGGCCGATATATTTTCGCGGGAAATCAGACCCGGACCCTCCCCTTCCTCGAGCAGGGGCGCTATCTTGGAACGGCGGTGACCTTGCCGGTGACCGTCACGGCGGCGGTAAATGATCAGTTGACCCTTTCATTGGACGGGGTCTCCTCCACCCTCACCCTGCCGGCCGGAAGTTATGCGACAGGGACGGCGTTGGCCGGGATGGTCCAAACCGCAATCAACGCGGATCCGACCTTTCAGGCAGCCGGGGCTTCGGCCACCGTCACCTTCGATACCGACCATTTGGTGATCACCTCGAATTCGGAAGGAGGCACTTCCGCCGCCGTCCCCACGGCCGGGACGGCGCTGGCCGATTTGGGATTGGCCACTGGAACGAACCAGCCGTCGGGAACCTATATGGGCGACTCGGGAGAAATCTCTTTTCTGATCGGCCCCAATACACCGGTGATCATGAACCTCCCCGGAGACCGGCTCTTTAAAGGGGTCGGCGTGACAGGAGGGGTCGATCTCTTTTCGGCGGTGGGGGGGCTGCAGGCGGCTTTGGAGACGAATGACACCGCCGGAATCCAAGCAGCACTCACCAGTATCAGCGCGGCGCAGGAGCAGGTGATCGGTGAACGCGCTTTGTTGGGGGCTCGCCTGAACCGGATGGATGCGACCAAAACGGTGCTCGAGGATTTCAAGCTCTCGATCACCCGGTTCAAGTCCGATCTTGAAAATATCGATCTTACGCAGGCGATCTCCGATTTTTCGCTTCAGCAGGTCGCCTTGGAAGCCACCCGGGCCACGGCGGCCCGGTTGATTCAAAATTCGCTCCTTGACTTCCTCCGATAG
- the csrA gene encoding carbon storage regulator CsrA, whose translation MLVLTRKSGEGIIIGDQIRVVVIEVHGNQVRLGIEAPAGIKIYREEVLAKIMLENKKAAGVDPKQLKDILTKGVPPPEKGKGSKP comes from the coding sequence ATGCTGGTCCTGACACGGAAGTCGGGAGAGGGAATCATCATCGGGGATCAGATCCGAGTGGTGGTGATCGAAGTCCATGGAAATCAGGTCCGGCTCGGCATTGAAGCGCCGGCCGGCATCAAGATCTATCGGGAAGAGGTCTTGGCCAAAATCATGCTTGAGAACAAAAAAGCGGCCGGCGTCGATCCGAAGCAGCTGAAAGATATTTTAACCAAGGGGGTCCCTCCGCCGGAGAAAGGGAAAGGATCCAAGCCGTGA
- the fliW gene encoding flagellar assembly protein FliW → MNTVIQSAKLGPVSIDPERLLTFPEGIPGFRTVKQYTLVNNDKGHPFFWLQAVEDPELAFVVIDPLVFRPDYRPALPPEEMKELEIESSDSLVVLTILTIPHEDPLKLTANLMAPLVINSKTRKGKQIVLSDLNYSHREPLFPAQVLSASEQGIAGTK, encoded by the coding sequence GTGAACACCGTGATTCAGAGCGCAAAATTGGGACCGGTGTCGATCGATCCCGAGCGGCTGCTCACCTTCCCGGAAGGGATTCCCGGTTTCCGAACGGTCAAGCAGTATACGTTGGTCAATAACGACAAGGGCCACCCTTTTTTTTGGCTCCAGGCGGTGGAAGATCCTGAGTTGGCCTTTGTGGTGATCGATCCGCTGGTCTTCCGGCCGGACTATCGACCGGCCCTCCCTCCGGAGGAGATGAAAGAGCTTGAAATCGAAAGCTCGGACTCCCTGGTGGTATTGACGATTTTAACCATTCCGCATGAAGACCCGCTCAAACTGACCGCAAACCTGATGGCGCCGTTGGTCATCAATTCCAAAACCCGGAAGGGCAAACAGATCGTCCTTTCCGACCTGAACTACAGCCATCGGGAACCCCTTTTCCCCGCACAGGTCTTGAGCGCTTCGGAGCAGGGCATTGCCGGCACAAAATAG
- the pseB gene encoding UDP-N-acetylglucosamine 4,6-dehydratase (inverting) — protein sequence MIDLNGKTILVTGGTGSFGKRFVRRVLSKFRPEKLIVFSRDEFKQYEMQRMMDDPCLRFFIGDVRDKDRLYRAFEGVEYLIHAAALKQVPSAEYNPFEAIKTNIIGAQNIIDVAIDIGIKRIVALSTDKACNPVNLYGATKLCSDKLFIAGNSYAGRKITRFGVVRYGNVVGSRGSVVPHFLQLKKGDSVPVTDERMTRFWITLDQGVDFVLKALDQMQGGEIFIPKIPTATIVDIAKAIAPKCKIKIIGVRPGEKLHELLISIEDGRRTLEYPEHFVIQPDFPWWSDEKRKNGGEHVRDGFVYSSDQNPWRLTTGEIEKMVRELQNG from the coding sequence ATGATCGATCTCAACGGGAAAACAATCCTGGTCACCGGAGGAACCGGCTCCTTTGGAAAGCGTTTCGTGCGGCGGGTCCTTTCAAAGTTCCGGCCTGAAAAGCTGATCGTCTTCAGCAGAGATGAATTCAAGCAATACGAAATGCAGCGGATGATGGACGATCCCTGCCTCCGTTTCTTTATCGGAGACGTCCGGGATAAGGACCGCCTCTACCGCGCCTTCGAGGGGGTCGAATACCTGATCCACGCCGCCGCGTTGAAACAGGTTCCCTCCGCGGAATACAATCCTTTTGAAGCGATCAAAACCAATATCATCGGCGCGCAAAATATTATCGACGTGGCGATCGACATCGGGATCAAGCGGATCGTCGCTTTGAGCACGGACAAAGCGTGCAACCCGGTCAATCTCTACGGGGCGACCAAGCTCTGCTCGGACAAGCTCTTCATCGCCGGGAATTCCTATGCCGGTCGAAAGATCACCCGTTTCGGCGTGGTCCGCTACGGTAACGTCGTCGGAAGCCGGGGGAGCGTTGTTCCGCATTTCCTGCAACTGAAAAAAGGGGATTCCGTTCCGGTGACCGATGAGCGGATGACCCGCTTCTGGATTACCCTCGATCAGGGGGTCGACTTCGTCTTAAAGGCGCTCGATCAAATGCAGGGGGGGGAGATTTTTATCCCGAAGATTCCCACGGCGACGATCGTCGATATCGCCAAAGCGATTGCTCCCAAATGCAAGATTAAAATCATCGGCGTCCGTCCGGGCGAGAAACTCCATGAACTGTTGATCTCGATCGAAGATGGAAGGCGGACCCTGGAGTATCCGGAGCATTTTGTGATCCAGCCCGACTTTCCCTGGTGGTCGGACGAAAAACGAAAGAACGGCGGGGAACATGTGAGGGATGGATTCGTCTACTCCAGCGATCAGAACCCCTGGCGGCTGACGACGGGAGAGATCGAAAAGATGGTGAGGGAACTTCAGAACGGATGA